In Amycolatopsis sp. FBCC-B4732, the genomic stretch GGGCCTCCGGTCATGTCATGAGCTTACCCAGAGGTATGTACTTACCAGAAGTTAGCTCGGCTCCTAGCGTCCCCCGAACACAGCGGGAATCGGACGAAGGAGCTGTTCATGATCGTGGTGACCGGGGCTACCGGGAACGTGGGCCGGCCGTTGGTGCGGGCGCTGGCCGGAGCGGGACAGCAGGTGACGGCGGTGTCGCGGCACGCCGCGGACGTGCCGGACGGCGTCCGGCACGTGGTGGCCGACCTGGCGGAGCCCGCCGCTCTCGAGCCCGTGCTGGCCGGGGCGAAGGCGTTGTTCCTGCTGCTGTCCGGCGACCTGCACGCCGTCGGGGCGAATCCTGCCGATGTCGTCGAGCGGGCCGCGCGCGCCGGGGTCGGCCGGATCGTCCTGCTGTCCACCCTGGGGGTGGTGACCAGGCCCTTCGGCACGACGCGGGTCGCGATGCGCGAGCTGGAGGACGCGGTGCGGGCGGCCGGGCCGGACTGGGCCGTCCTGCGGCCGGGCGGCTTCGCGTCGAACGCCCTGTGGTGGGCCGAAAGTGTCCGCACCCAGCGGACAGTCGCCGCACCCTTCGGCGACACGGGGGTGCCGGTCATCGACCCGGCGGACATCGCCGACGTCGCCGCGGCCTGCTTGCTGGACGAGGTGCACACCGGCGGCGTGTACGAGCTGACCGGGCCGGAAGCGATCACGCCGCGGCAGCAGACGGCGGCCATCGCCGCCGCGCTGGGCGCGCCGGTGCGCTTCCACGAGCAGACCCGCGAGGAGGCCAAGGCGGGCATGACGCGGACCATGCCGGCCGAGCTCGCCGACGACACCCTGGACATCCTCGGCTCGCCGAGCCCGGCCGAGGTGCGCGTCAGCCCCGACGTCGAGCGGGTACTCGGCCGGGCTCCCCGCACCTTCGCCGACTGGGCCGCGCGCACCGTCGCCGCGTTCCGCTAAGCGGCCTTCTGCCGCAGCTCGGCGAGCTCCGCACGCAGGGCGCGGAGCTCGTCGAGGATCTCCTGGTTCGCCGCCGCCTGGGTTTCGGCCTGCTTCGCCTCCTCCTCGCGGATGTCCTGGCGCAGCTCGTCCTCCATCCCGCTGACCACGACGGCGATGAAGAGGTTCAGCACCGCGAAGCTGGACACCAGGATGTAGACGACGAAGAAGATCCAGGCCATCGGCGCCTGTTCCATGATCGTCTTGGCGATGTCGGGCCAGGCCTCGCCGGTCATCACCTGGAACAGGGTGAACAGCGACGTGCCGAGGTCGCCGAAGTCGCCGGGGTCGATGGCGCCGAACAGCTTCGTCGCCATCACCCCGGCCACGAAGATGATTAGCGCGAGCAACGCGGCGATCGAGGCCATGCCGGGGATGGCGGCGAGCAGCCCGGAGACGACCTTCCGCATCGACGGCACGACGGAGATCAGCCGCAGCACCCGGAGCACGCGCAAGGACCGCAGCACCGCGAACGGCCCGGTCGCCGGGATCACCGCGATGCCGACCACCAGCAGGTCGAAGACGTTCCAGTTGTCGCGGAAGAAGCCGCCGCGGTAGGCGTAGAACTTCGCCAGCAGCTCGGTGACGAAGATGCCGAGCGCGATGTGGTCGAGCACGTGCAGGAGCCCGGCGTACCCGGCCATGATCGACGTCGACGTCTCCATCCCGAGCGTGACCGCGTTGAACACGATGACGGCGATGATGAAGTTCTGGAAGCGGCGGTCTTCGAGGACCTTCGCCACCCGCTCGCGTCCGGTCAAGGCCGCCCCCCGCTTGGGTCAAGGATCAGTAAATCCGTTCGGCGGCCAAGATATCTTGCGACGAGAGAGGCGAAGCGCATGGGTGAAGGCCCCGAAATCCCGCTGTCCCGGCTGCGCGAAGTGACCGAACTCCTGCCGGCGCAAGCGGAACGCGCCGGTGGCCCGGTCACGACCTGTGCTGGGAGCCGGTCGAGCACACGATCGGGCGGCGGACCTCAGCGCTCCTCGGGAGCCAGCCGCCAGAAGGCCGACACCGGTCCGACCTTGGCACCCATCGGGTACGCGTGCTCGACCGCCTGCGAAACGAACCACTTGCCGTACCGCGCGGCCTCGACCACCGACATGCCCTTCGCGAGCCCGGCCGTCAGCGCCGACGCCATCGTGTCGCCCGCGCCGTGCGTGTGCGGGGTCGAGTAGCGCTTGCCCGGCAGCTCCACGAACGTCGAGCCGTCGAACAGCAGGTCCACGCACTCCGGGTCCGACTGCAGGTGGCCGCTCTTCACCAGGACGTACCGCGGGCCCATCCGGTGCAGCACGACCGCCGCGGTGTGCATGCCTTCGCGGTCGGTCACCGTCATGCCGGTCAGGAGCCGGACTTCGTCGAGGTTCGGGGTCAGCACCGTCGCGCGCGGCAGCAGCTCGTCGCGCAGCGCGTGCAGGCCGGCCTCGTCGAACAGCGGCTGGCCGTGCATCGACGCCGCCACCGGGTCGACCACGAACGGGATCCGGGCGTCCCGGCCGATCTCCGCGTTGTCGCACGCGACCGCGACCGCCTCGATGATCCCGGCCGACGCCAGCATGCCCGTCTTGGCCGCGCCGACGCCCATGTCCGCCGCCACGGCCTCGATCTGCCCGGCCACGATGTGCGGCGGCAGGTCGGCGCGGTCGTGCACGCCGAGGGTGTTCTGGACGGTGACGGCGGTGACCGCGACCAGGCCGTGCACGCCGCAGGTCAGGAACGTGCGCAGGTCCGCCTGCAGCCCGGCGGCGCCGCCGGAGTCCGACCCGGCGATGGTCAACGCGGTCGGAAGGCTCGTTGGCATGGTGTTTTCCCGACTTCTGGTCTAGGCCAATCGGCCGCTTTTCCTTCATCAAGAGTCAACCACGGTGGCACATTGTGTGGGCTACTCACCAGTTCACGGGGCGAAGGAGCCTGGATGAAGCTCTCCTCGGTGGTACTCCTCACGGCTGCGCTCGTGCTCTCCGGAGCGACCGCGGCCCACGCGGACAGCCCGAAGCTTTCCCACGTCACGACCGTCGGCGTGCACAACACCTACGACCCGGCGGCCTACGGCTACCTCGCCCAGGCGCTCGACGCCGGCTCGTCGCTGATCGAGCTCGACGTCTGGCCGGACTTCTTCACCCACGAGTGGAAGGTCAGCCACTCGAACCCGCTGGGGAACAACAACAACTGCGTCGCGGCCACCTCGGCGTCGCAGCTCTACAGCGGCGGCAAGAACAAGAACCTCGAGTACTGCCTCGACGACATCCGGATCTGGCTCGCGGCCCACCCCGGGCACGCGCCGCTCACGCTCAAGCTCGAAATGAAGACCGGCTTCTCGGACAACACCGGCATGGGCCCGGACGAGCTGGACGCGACGTTTCGCTCGCACCTCGGCAGCGTCGCCTTCCGCCCGGCCGAGCTGCTGGGCGGCTACGGCACGCTCGACGACGCGGCCAAGGCGGACAACTGGCCGTCGGTGGACGCGTTGCGGGGCCGGGTGATCACCGAGATCATCCCGGGCACGGTCGAGGAGGGGAACCCGACCGACACGCTGAAGACCGACGTCGAATACGCGCGGTACCTGGTCGGGCTCAAGAACGCCGGCAAGCTCGGCGAGGCGAACATCTTCCCGACCGTGCACGGCGCGGCCGGCGGTGACCCGCGGGACAAGTACACCGCCGACCTCAAGCCGTGGTTCGTGGTGTTCGACGGCGACGCGAACGCGTGGGTCACGCAGACCGGGCCGTGGTGGTACGACGCGAACCACTACTACGTCGTGATGACCGACGCGCAGAACGTCGCGCCGGCCATCGACGCCCACAACCCGACGGTCGAGCAGGCCAACCAGCGCGTCGCCGACCTGGCGAAGCAGCACGCGTCGGTCGTCACCGCGGACTGGACCGGGCTCACGACGGTGCTGCCGCAGGTGGTCGCCCGGGGTTAGAGGGTCAGCACGAGCTTCCCGGACACCCGCCCGGATTCGCCGAGCTCGTGCGCCTTGGCGACGTCTTCCAGCGGGAAGGTCTGTTCGACGCGGACCTTCAGCTGGCCGGCCTCGATGAGCTCGACGAGGCCGGTCAGCCCGCCGCGGTCCGGCTCGACGAGGATCCGGCTCGTGCGGACTTCCCGTGCCGCGGCAGCCTTTTCGACGCGGTCCGCGACGCCGCTGGGGACGCCGATCAGCAGGCCACCCGCCTTGATCGCGGGGAGCCAGCGCAGGTCGCTGTCCTCGCCGACGAGTCCGAAGT encodes the following:
- a CDS encoding SDR family oxidoreductase, with protein sequence MIVVTGATGNVGRPLVRALAGAGQQVTAVSRHAADVPDGVRHVVADLAEPAALEPVLAGAKALFLLLSGDLHAVGANPADVVERAARAGVGRIVLLSTLGVVTRPFGTTRVAMRELEDAVRAAGPDWAVLRPGGFASNALWWAESVRTQRTVAAPFGDTGVPVIDPADIADVAAACLLDEVHTGGVYELTGPEAITPRQQTAAIAAALGAPVRFHEQTREEAKAGMTRTMPAELADDTLDILGSPSPAEVRVSPDVERVLGRAPRTFADWAARTVAAFR
- a CDS encoding ion transporter gives rise to the protein MTGRERVAKVLEDRRFQNFIIAVIVFNAVTLGMETSTSIMAGYAGLLHVLDHIALGIFVTELLAKFYAYRGGFFRDNWNVFDLLVVGIAVIPATGPFAVLRSLRVLRVLRLISVVPSMRKVVSGLLAAIPGMASIAALLALIIFVAGVMATKLFGAIDPGDFGDLGTSLFTLFQVMTGEAWPDIAKTIMEQAPMAWIFFVVYILVSSFAVLNLFIAVVVSGMEDELRQDIREEEAKQAETQAAANQEILDELRALRAELAELRQKAA
- the thiD gene encoding bifunctional hydroxymethylpyrimidine kinase/phosphomethylpyrimidine kinase, which codes for MPTSLPTALTIAGSDSGGAAGLQADLRTFLTCGVHGLVAVTAVTVQNTLGVHDRADLPPHIVAGQIEAVAADMGVGAAKTGMLASAGIIEAVAVACDNAEIGRDARIPFVVDPVAASMHGQPLFDEAGLHALRDELLPRATVLTPNLDEVRLLTGMTVTDREGMHTAAVVLHRMGPRYVLVKSGHLQSDPECVDLLFDGSTFVELPGKRYSTPHTHGAGDTMASALTAGLAKGMSVVEAARYGKWFVSQAVEHAYPMGAKVGPVSAFWRLAPEER
- a CDS encoding phosphatidylinositol-specific phospholipase C domain-containing protein, coding for MKLSSVVLLTAALVLSGATAAHADSPKLSHVTTVGVHNTYDPAAYGYLAQALDAGSSLIELDVWPDFFTHEWKVSHSNPLGNNNNCVAATSASQLYSGGKNKNLEYCLDDIRIWLAAHPGHAPLTLKLEMKTGFSDNTGMGPDELDATFRSHLGSVAFRPAELLGGYGTLDDAAKADNWPSVDALRGRVITEIIPGTVEEGNPTDTLKTDVEYARYLVGLKNAGKLGEANIFPTVHGAAGGDPRDKYTADLKPWFVVFDGDANAWVTQTGPWWYDANHYYVVMTDAQNVAPAIDAHNPTVEQANQRVADLAKQHASVVTADWTGLTTVLPQVVARG